A genomic stretch from Eubacterium sulci ATCC 35585 includes:
- a CDS encoding asparaginase, whose amino-acid sequence MKKILLIATGGTIASVQTENGLKPAISPEMLLSYIPNACSKCDIDVKQIFNIDSTNIQPEHWMLIVREIEASYDSYDGFLITHGTDTMAYTASALSYLIQGASKPIVLTGAQKPISDEFTDARRNLSDSINFILNGGLNGIFIVFDGKAILGTRARKVRSKSFAAFDSIGYPIAAFIDDSRIIKYLEAPAVSSEVRFAASISDSVFLLKLIPGIRPEILAYLGKHYDIIVIESYGVGGIPFYDKRNFLNELRALTEKGKIIVIATQVMLEGSDAEKYEVGALALDRYNVLQSFDMTVESAVTKLMWLCAEHEGYEEIRDGFYKCINHDLLYDPKN is encoded by the coding sequence ATGAAGAAAATCTTACTCATTGCAACAGGTGGAACGATTGCTTCTGTTCAAACCGAAAACGGGCTAAAGCCTGCGATTTCACCAGAGATGTTGCTCTCATACATTCCTAATGCCTGCAGTAAATGCGACATTGATGTAAAACAGATTTTTAATATAGATAGCACCAATATCCAGCCCGAGCACTGGATGCTCATAGTTAGGGAAATTGAGGCGAGCTATGACAGCTACGATGGCTTTTTGATAACGCACGGAACGGACACCATGGCATACACAGCCTCTGCTCTTTCCTACCTGATACAAGGAGCATCTAAGCCTATAGTTTTAACAGGTGCTCAGAAGCCGATTTCAGACGAATTTACCGATGCAAGACGCAATCTCAGCGACAGTATCAACTTTATACTTAACGGCGGTCTTAACGGTATTTTTATCGTCTTTGACGGTAAGGCAATCTTGGGAACGAGAGCCCGCAAGGTAAGAAGCAAAAGCTTTGCAGCTTTTGATAGCATAGGCTACCCTATCGCAGCTTTCATAGATGATAGCAGGATAATTAAATACCTCGAGGCGCCAGCCGTCTCAAGTGAGGTACGCTTTGCCGCTTCCATATCCGATTCAGTCTTCTTGCTTAAGCTGATCCCAGGAATTAGACCTGAGATTCTCGCTTATCTTGGTAAGCACTATGACATCATTGTGATTGAAAGTTATGGAGTTGGTGGTATACCATTCTATGATAAGAGAAATTTCCTAAACGAGCTTCGTGCTTTGACTGAGAAGGGTAAAATCATCGTTATCGCTACTCAGGTTATGCTTGAGGGTAGCGATGCCGAAAAATATGAGGTCGGTGCACTTGCACTCGATAGATACAACGTGCTCCAGTCCTTTGATATGACTGTCGAATCTGCCGTAACTAAGCTCATGTGGCTATGTGCAGAGCATGAAGGCTACGAGGAAATTCGTGATGGTTTTTACAAATGTATTAACCACGACCTGCTCTACGACCCTAAGAACTAG
- a CDS encoding lactoylglutathione lyase has protein sequence MFCFNHFNFNVLDLQRSLEFYDKALGLKPVREKHGEDFTLVYLGDEKTGFQLELTYMHDRKEPYDLGEIEYHLAMTTDDMEASRRLHEELGCICFVNEDMGIYFIEDPDGYWIEVVPEK, from the coding sequence ATGTTTTGCTTTAATCATTTTAATTTCAATGTTTTAGATCTACAGCGCAGTCTTGAGTTCTACGACAAGGCACTTGGCCTAAAGCCTGTTCGCGAAAAGCACGGAGAGGACTTCACTCTAGTCTATCTCGGTGATGAAAAGACCGGCTTTCAGCTAGAGCTTACATACATGCACGACCGTAAAGAGCCTTACGATTTGGGAGAAATAGAGTATCATCTTGCTATGACGACTGATGACATGGAAGCATCTAGAAGGCTTCACGAGGAGCTTGGATGCATTTGCTTTGTTAATGAGGATATGGGAATCTATTTTATCGAAGATCCGGATGGGTACTGGATTGAGGTAGTCCCAGAAAAATAG
- a CDS encoding membrane protein, whose product MRIKKPKNHILNPLFQFLAVTFGAVLFAINLRTFIPAGGLYPSGFSGIAILIQRICDKYFGLGIPFTALYIPINLIPIYIGFKYIGKRFTLYSLYVITLTSILTDTIPKFVITDDMLLISVFGGILNGLAVVVTLLAGASGGGMDFISIFMSERKGKDAWNLILLTNSVILLTAGFLFGFEKALYSIIFQYCNTQIIKFFYKRYQKHTLLIITDKTQEIYEQIRIMTHHDATLFVGTGCYEGAERKMLYSVVSSDQVSTVIKIIKEIDPKAFINSLKTEELSGRFYKQKKR is encoded by the coding sequence ATGAGAATTAAAAAACCCAAAAATCATATACTAAATCCATTATTCCAATTTCTTGCCGTTACATTCGGTGCCGTTCTCTTTGCGATAAACCTCCGCACCTTTATCCCTGCTGGAGGCCTTTATCCGAGTGGCTTTTCTGGAATTGCAATTCTTATTCAAAGGATTTGTGACAAGTACTTTGGGCTTGGCATCCCGTTCACAGCCCTATACATTCCGATAAACCTTATTCCTATCTACATAGGCTTTAAGTATATCGGCAAAAGGTTTACACTTTACAGCCTCTATGTAATCACACTAACCAGTATTTTGACCGATACCATTCCAAAGTTTGTCATTACAGATGATATGCTTTTGATCTCAGTATTCGGTGGTATTCTAAATGGACTTGCAGTTGTCGTTACACTTCTCGCTGGTGCAAGTGGTGGCGGTATGGACTTCATATCGATATTTATGTCAGAGCGTAAGGGCAAGGATGCATGGAATTTGATACTGCTTACAAACTCTGTTATTCTGCTTACTGCGGGTTTTCTTTTCGGCTTCGAAAAGGCTTTATACTCAATCATATTCCAGTACTGTAACACGCAGATTATCAAGTTTTTCTATAAGCGCTACCAGAAGCATACTCTGCTCATCATCACCGATAAAACTCAGGAGATTTACGAGCAGATCCGCATCATGACACACCACGATGCAACCCTATTTGTCGGTACGGGATGCTACGAGGGCGCCGAAAGAAAGATGCTTTACTCGGTTGTAAGTAGCGATCAGGTTTCAACTGTAATTAAAATCATAAAGGAAATAGATCCTAAGGCCTTCATAAACTCTCTCAAGACTGAGGAGCTAAGTGGCAGGTTCTATAAACAAAAGAAGAGATAA
- a CDS encoding amidohydrolase — MRKILFNAKVYVERGNFAEAVLIENDKIVAVGSNEEIKAEASKSDETCGLAELIDCEGRTLIPGLNDSHLHFMQFGETQNQAMIEGVTSIDEMVEICREFASTHPNHVKEGLHAIGWNQDNFTDGDRIPDRSDLDKISTEYPIVLERVCGHIISTNSKLLEMLDIEANNELFKDGDYLVGEDGKPNGIFTGNGCNIAKRLIPDFSLEERRKILIETMEYAVAHGLTSVQSNDVGTTFMDGPAAFKLFHDIYDKGEALIRYRHQVCFNRLEDFREYLENGEYAKGDYPKDSWLTLGPLKLFKDGSLGARTALMTNGYVGNPDDHGLEWISVEDMDEYCQIAKEHGLQVVTHVIGDEAVKRTIDSYEKAFVDGENKLRHALIHCQVTSKELVDRIAKLNILVFAQPIFLDYDMKIVDDLVGRELASSSYAFGSLAKKGAHVSYGTDCPVEDCNPFPNIYMAVTRKDRQGKPEGGFYPAECVDVETAIDAYTIESAYGEFMEDIKGRIKPGYLADMVLLDKDIFTVNPDEIKDILPVMTMVGGQIVFKR; from the coding sequence ATGCGTAAAATTTTATTCAATGCAAAGGTTTATGTTGAAAGAGGAAACTTTGCAGAGGCCGTTTTGATTGAGAATGACAAAATTGTAGCGGTTGGATCTAACGAGGAAATCAAAGCAGAAGCATCAAAGAGCGACGAAACTTGCGGCCTGGCAGAGCTGATTGACTGTGAAGGAAGAACTTTGATACCCGGACTAAACGATTCACACCTGCACTTCATGCAGTTTGGCGAGACGCAAAACCAGGCGATGATAGAAGGCGTTACTTCGATAGATGAGATGGTTGAGATATGCAGGGAGTTTGCAAGCACTCATCCAAATCATGTCAAAGAGGGCCTTCACGCTATTGGTTGGAATCAGGATAACTTCACAGATGGTGACAGGATTCCAGATAGAAGCGATCTCGACAAAATCAGCACGGAATATCCTATAGTTCTTGAGAGAGTTTGCGGTCACATAATTTCAACAAACTCAAAGCTTTTAGAAATGCTCGATATTGAGGCGAACAATGAGCTATTCAAGGACGGTGACTACCTTGTAGGTGAGGACGGAAAGCCAAACGGAATATTCACAGGAAACGGCTGTAATATTGCAAAGCGTCTTATTCCGGACTTTTCGCTAGAGGAGAGACGCAAAATCCTGATTGAGACCATGGAATATGCGGTTGCTCATGGGCTTACAAGCGTTCAGAGTAATGATGTGGGCACGACCTTTATGGATGGACCTGCAGCATTTAAGCTCTTCCACGATATATACGATAAGGGAGAGGCTTTGATCAGATATAGGCATCAGGTTTGCTTCAATAGACTTGAGGACTTCAGGGAGTACCTTGAGAATGGAGAGTATGCTAAGGGTGATTATCCTAAGGATTCGTGGCTCACACTTGGACCACTTAAGTTATTTAAGGATGGAAGCCTAGGTGCCAGAACCGCTTTGATGACTAACGGCTATGTTGGAAATCCAGATGACCACGGACTTGAGTGGATAAGTGTTGAGGATATGGATGAATATTGCCAAATTGCAAAGGAGCACGGGCTTCAGGTGGTTACTCACGTAATCGGAGATGAGGCCGTAAAGCGTACAATCGACAGCTACGAGAAAGCCTTTGTAGACGGTGAAAACAAGCTGAGACATGCCCTAATTCACTGTCAGGTTACGAGCAAAGAACTAGTTGACAGAATCGCAAAGCTGAACATTCTCGTCTTTGCACAGCCAATCTTCCTAGATTACGATATGAAAATCGTAGATGATCTAGTTGGGCGAGAGCTAGCTTCAAGCTCATATGCTTTCGGTAGTCTGGCAAAGAAGGGTGCACACGTGTCCTACGGTACAGACTGCCCAGTTGAGGACTGCAATCCATTCCCTAATATCTATATGGCTGTGACCAGAAAGGATAGACAGGGTAAGCCAGAGGGCGGATTCTACCCAGCAGAGTGCGTTGATGTAGAAACGGCAATAGATGCCTACACCATAGAGAGTGCCTACGGCGAATTTATGGAAGACATCAAAGGTCGCATAAAGCCAGGATACCTAGCTGATATGGTACTTTTAGATAAGGACATCTTCACGGTAAATCCTGATGAAATTAAGGATATTCTTCCAGTCATGACAATGGTTGGAGGTCAAATCGTATTTAAGCGATAG
- a CDS encoding amino acid permease, whose amino-acid sequence MHDDKKLSSLTSEKTEFKREIGVFGGISIIGGIMIGSGIFYLGSYVLQRTGMNSGLALICWLLAGVISLVAGLCYAELGTAMPKAGGRVIYLNEAFHPVVGFMAGFTDWLIGGPGSIAAVSIALMNVAKSFFDISDFGIKAAAIVLIIGTTIYNLIGVKIASVVQSLSMVAKLVPIAIVMGVALFVGKVSPDLSLGSAATYAAENNTHVVSMMAIAIVAALWAYEGWTNLNTVAEEIKNPRKNMPLAIIIGIGGVTLLYTLFNFAIMKVLPHETIVDMIAKEDLYLGTAVAKTLLGNAGGVIVSIGMILAMFGTLNGMTLAQPRMYYAMAEEGHFFKSFKKLHPKHKVPTVPIIVQCLLSVALVLLRNLDQLTNLVVISGMVFNVMVIIALPILRHKYPNIERPYKVWFYPVSVIIVTLVFIGLLVQGVMEDPVNGALGLVVPAIGAVVYFIFDQKLKKEVKQNA is encoded by the coding sequence ATGCATGATGATAAGAAATTATCTTCGCTGACATCTGAGAAAACCGAATTCAAAAGAGAGATTGGCGTATTTGGTGGAATCAGTATCATTGGCGGAATCATGATCGGCTCTGGAATATTCTATCTAGGGTCATACGTTCTTCAGAGGACGGGAATGAATAGTGGCCTAGCGCTAATTTGCTGGCTACTTGCAGGTGTTATTTCACTTGTCGCAGGTCTTTGCTATGCAGAACTTGGAACAGCGATGCCTAAGGCTGGTGGTAGAGTTATCTACTTAAATGAGGCATTCCACCCGGTTGTAGGTTTTATGGCAGGCTTTACAGACTGGCTAATTGGTGGACCAGGTTCTATCGCTGCCGTTTCAATCGCTTTGATGAACGTTGCTAAGTCGTTCTTTGATATAAGTGACTTTGGTATCAAAGCAGCAGCCATCGTTTTGATTATAGGAACAACCATCTATAACCTAATCGGGGTAAAGATTGCTTCGGTGGTTCAGAGCCTTTCTATGGTAGCCAAGCTTGTACCTATTGCAATTGTAATGGGTGTAGCGCTTTTTGTAGGCAAAGTAAGCCCTGACCTATCACTAGGTTCAGCAGCAACATACGCAGCTGAAAACAATACTCATGTTGTTTCAATGATGGCAATAGCAATTGTTGCAGCACTTTGGGCATATGAGGGATGGACAAACCTAAATACGGTTGCTGAGGAAATCAAAAATCCTAGGAAGAATATGCCACTAGCAATAATCATCGGAATCGGTGGAGTTACGCTCCTATACACGCTGTTTAATTTCGCAATCATGAAGGTTTTACCTCACGAGACAATCGTAGACATGATTGCAAAGGAAGATCTTTATCTAGGTACAGCAGTTGCTAAGACTCTTCTAGGCAATGCAGGTGGAGTTATAGTTTCTATCGGTATGATTCTAGCTATGTTTGGAACGCTTAACGGAATGACTCTAGCTCAGCCAAGAATGTACTATGCGATGGCTGAAGAGGGACATTTCTTCAAGAGCTTCAAGAAGCTACATCCTAAGCATAAGGTCCCAACAGTGCCAATCATCGTTCAGTGCCTTCTCTCAGTTGCCTTAGTTTTATTGAGAAATCTAGATCAGCTAACAAATCTAGTTGTAATCAGTGGAATGGTATTTAACGTTATGGTTATTATTGCACTACCTATTTTGAGACACAAGTATCCTAATATCGAGCGTCCTTACAAGGTTTGGTTCTACCCTGTTTCAGTAATTATTGTTACTTTGGTATTCATCGGACTTCTCGTCCAGGGAGTTATGGAGGACCCGGTTAATGGAGCTTTAGGACTTGTAGTTCCAGCAATCGGTGCAGTTGTTTACTTTATATTTGACCAGAAGCTTAAGAAAGAAGTGAAGCAGAATGCGTAA
- a CDS encoding restriction endonuclease subunit R has protein sequence MDLIFKKKEMTEEDIKFHYISPAIVSKWDKNKITMETKITDGKINLRGNLISRERPKKADYILYLNSNKPIAVVEAKDNKHSVSHGLQQAMTYAKMLDVPFAYSSNGDGFFEHDFLTGKEREFSMDEFPSEKELIERFRTEFNQGEGLSSLEEKIIEQPYFSSQNSYPPRYYQRVAVNRTVEEIAKGKDRLLLVMATGTGKTYTAFQIVYRLLQSGLKRKILYLADRNILVDQSIQQDFAPLEKVIHKINVAKDDPSTITSHQVYFSLYQQLVGDDDAEHFSKLFKPDFFDLIIVDECHRGSAKEESRWRKILEYFSSATQIGMTATPKETKYVSNINYFGDPIYTYSLKEGIEDGFLAPFKVINITTDIGDGWRPIKGQKDKFGNPIEDRLYNNTDYDYNIIIEDRTHQVASEITKYLKATDRMAKTIVFCPTEEAAERMRIALVNLNSDMVKEHPDYCVRITGSDDYGKSKLDYFISVSAKYPVIATTSKLLSTGADCKMTKLIVLDEMIGSMTEFKQIIGRGTRLREKEGKTHFVVMDFRNVSRLFTDPDWDGPIEIDSNFNSDKKTISPKPGSGEDDTPPLDPAIKPVIDKNGCRVEIIHKTVSVYDTNGKLLRQESIVDYTKENIKGEFASLDAFIREWRNDPKKDKIRKLLLEHGIDIEKLKAEQNMAEVDDFDFICHIAFNQKPLTRKERAENVKEQDFFSKYNGVAKEVLEALLDKYMNQGITEITSTEVLRLDPFMKLGKPSKIASYFGGKEGYINAVAELQDAIYNYGRV, from the coding sequence ATGGATCTTATATTTAAGAAAAAAGAAATGACAGAAGAAGACATCAAATTCCATTATATTAGTCCTGCTATTGTCTCTAAATGGGATAAGAATAAAATCACTATGGAGACAAAAATCACAGATGGTAAAATTAACCTTCGTGGAAATTTGATTTCTAGAGAAAGGCCTAAAAAGGCAGATTATATATTATATTTGAATTCAAATAAACCTATAGCTGTTGTGGAAGCAAAAGATAATAAACATAGTGTTTCTCATGGGTTACAACAAGCGATGACCTACGCAAAAATGCTCGATGTTCCTTTTGCCTATAGCTCCAATGGAGACGGCTTTTTTGAGCATGATTTTTTAACAGGTAAAGAACGAGAATTTTCTATGGATGAATTTCCATCAGAAAAAGAACTAATAGAAAGATTTAGGACAGAGTTCAATCAAGGCGAAGGATTAAGTTCACTAGAAGAAAAAATCATTGAACAGCCATATTTTTCAAGTCAAAACTCTTACCCTCCTAGATACTATCAAAGAGTTGCAGTAAACAGAACGGTTGAAGAAATTGCTAAAGGAAAAGATAGACTTCTTCTTGTTATGGCAACAGGTACAGGAAAGACTTATACCGCTTTCCAAATTGTTTATAGACTTTTACAAAGTGGGCTTAAAAGAAAGATTCTTTATTTAGCCGATAGAAATATCTTGGTTGATCAGTCCATTCAACAGGATTTCGCACCACTTGAAAAAGTTATCCATAAAATCAATGTAGCAAAAGATGACCCAAGTACTATAACTTCACATCAAGTATATTTTTCGCTTTATCAACAACTTGTTGGAGATGATGATGCGGAACATTTTTCAAAACTTTTTAAACCGGACTTTTTTGACCTTATCATTGTAGACGAGTGTCATAGAGGTTCTGCAAAAGAAGAATCTAGATGGAGAAAAATTCTAGAATACTTTTCTTCTGCAACCCAAATCGGTATGACAGCAACACCAAAAGAAACAAAATATGTATCAAACATCAATTATTTTGGTGACCCAATCTATACTTATTCTCTAAAAGAAGGAATTGAAGATGGCTTTTTAGCTCCATTTAAAGTTATTAATATTACCACTGATATTGGGGATGGTTGGCGTCCTATTAAGGGGCAAAAAGACAAATTCGGCAACCCTATCGAAGATAGACTTTATAACAATACAGACTATGACTACAATATCATAATAGAGGACAGAACCCATCAGGTAGCTAGTGAAATCACAAAATATTTGAAAGCAACTGACCGTATGGCAAAAACCATTGTCTTTTGTCCAACAGAAGAAGCAGCAGAAAGAATGCGAATAGCTTTAGTCAATCTCAATTCAGATATGGTTAAAGAACATCCTGATTATTGTGTTCGCATAACAGGAAGTGATGATTACGGAAAGAGCAAGCTCGACTATTTCATTTCCGTATCTGCAAAATACCCTGTTATAGCCACAACATCCAAGCTTCTATCCACAGGCGCTGACTGCAAGATGACAAAGCTAATTGTCCTTGATGAGATGATAGGCTCAATGACTGAGTTCAAACAAATTATAGGTCGTGGTACAAGACTACGTGAAAAAGAAGGTAAGACACATTTTGTTGTTATGGACTTTAGAAATGTTTCAAGGCTTTTCACTGATCCAGATTGGGATGGACCTATTGAAATAGACAGTAATTTTAATTCCGATAAAAAAACAATTTCTCCTAAACCAGGTAGCGGTGAAGATGACACCCCACCACTTGATCCTGCTATTAAACCTGTTATAGATAAAAACGGATGTAGGGTTGAAATTATCCATAAAACTGTATCCGTCTACGACACAAATGGTAAACTTTTGAGGCAGGAAAGTATTGTGGACTATACAAAAGAAAATATCAAAGGCGAGTTTGCCTCTCTAGATGCCTTTATTCGTGAATGGAGAAATGATCCTAAAAAAGATAAAATACGAAAACTTCTTCTAGAACATGGCATTGATATAGAAAAACTCAAAGCAGAACAAAATATGGCAGAGGTTGATGACTTTGACTTCATTTGTCATATTGCTTTTAACCAAAAACCTCTTACTAGAAAAGAGCGGGCAGAAAATGTCAAAGAACAAGATTTCTTTAGTAAATATAACGGAGTTGCCAAAGAAGTTTTAGAGGCATTGCTTGATAAGTATATGAACCAAGGAATCACAGAAATTACAAGCACAGAAGTACTAAGACTAGATCCTTTTATGAAACTGGGAAAACCATCTAAAATCGCAAGTTATTTTGGTGGAAAAGAAGGATATATTAACGCTGTGGCTGAACTACAAGATGCAATCTATAACTATGGAAGGGTATAA
- a CDS encoding restriction endonuclease subunit M, giving the protein MSNLSGFVKRLRDIMRNDAGINGDAQRIEQITWMLFLKVYDAKESDWEMNEDDYTSIIPDECRWTNWAYDDKSGVALTGDDLLNFVNNTLFPTLKSLPVTRETPIKKAIVQTTFQDANNYMKDGVLLRQVLNIIDDIDFGDYNESHAFGEIYETILKELQSAGSSGEFYTPRAVTDFMAKMIKPNIGETMADLACGTGGFITSWLKELHKKVETVADEEAYSSSIYGIEKKQFPYMLAITNMLLHDLDVPQIFHDNTLLRDVLDYTDDDKFDVILMNPPYGGAEKSDVKSHFPADLASSETADLFMSVIMYRLKENGRAAVILPDGFLFGTDNAKINIKKKLLKEFNLHTIIRMPSSVFSPYTPITTNILFFDNTGETKETWVYRLDMPEGYKNFSKTKPMKLDHFEPVITWWENREEIIENSFDKAKKYSREELEEKYNYNLDLCGYPHEEEIILPPHDLIQQYQEERASLNAEIDRVLKEIENLLGGKIE; this is encoded by the coding sequence ATGAGTAATCTATCAGGATTTGTAAAAAGATTAAGGGATATCATGCGAAACGATGCTGGTATCAATGGTGACGCACAAAGAATTGAACAAATCACATGGATGCTTTTTCTAAAAGTCTATGACGCAAAGGAAAGCGACTGGGAAATGAATGAAGATGACTATACATCTATCATTCCTGATGAATGCAGATGGACTAACTGGGCGTACGATGATAAGAGTGGTGTCGCTCTAACAGGTGACGACTTGCTTAACTTCGTGAACAACACCCTTTTCCCTACACTAAAAAGTTTGCCTGTAACTCGTGAGACACCGATTAAGAAAGCCATTGTTCAAACTACCTTCCAAGATGCCAACAACTACATGAAAGACGGTGTCCTTCTAAGACAAGTACTAAATATTATTGATGATATTGACTTTGGTGACTACAACGAAAGCCATGCGTTTGGAGAAATCTATGAAACTATTCTAAAAGAATTACAAAGTGCAGGTTCAAGTGGCGAGTTTTATACTCCTCGTGCTGTAACCGATTTTATGGCAAAAATGATAAAGCCAAACATTGGTGAAACTATGGCAGATTTAGCTTGTGGAACAGGTGGCTTTATTACAAGTTGGCTAAAAGAACTTCATAAAAAAGTAGAGACAGTCGCTGATGAAGAAGCTTATTCTTCATCCATCTATGGTATTGAGAAAAAGCAATTTCCGTATATGCTAGCCATCACCAATATGCTACTACATGATTTAGATGTACCACAAATCTTTCATGACAATACATTACTTAGAGATGTACTAGACTATACAGATGATGACAAGTTTGATGTTATCCTTATGAATCCTCCTTATGGTGGGGCAGAAAAGTCAGATGTCAAAAGTCATTTTCCTGCTGATTTAGCAAGTTCTGAAACAGCAGATCTTTTCATGTCCGTTATTATGTATCGTCTAAAAGAAAATGGACGAGCAGCTGTCATTTTGCCAGACGGATTTTTATTTGGTACCGATAATGCCAAGATTAATATCAAAAAGAAACTTCTTAAAGAATTTAATCTACATACCATTATCCGAATGCCATCAAGTGTATTTAGTCCATATACTCCGATTACCACAAACATTCTTTTCTTTGATAATACGGGAGAAACGAAGGAAACCTGGGTTTATAGACTAGATATGCCAGAAGGATACAAGAACTTCTCTAAAACTAAGCCAATGAAGTTAGATCATTTTGAGCCTGTTATCACTTGGTGGGAAAACAGAGAAGAAATAATAGAAAATAGTTTTGACAAAGCTAAGAAATATTCAAGAGAAGAGCTAGAGGAGAAGTACAATTATAATCTCGATCTATGTGGCTACCCGCATGAAGAAGAAATTATTCTTCCTCCTCATGATTTAATTCAGCAGTACCAAGAGGAACGAGCAAGTCTAAATGCTGAGATAGATAGAGTTCTAAAAGAAATAGAAAATCTACTTGGAGGTAAAATAGAATGA